In Mycobacterium pseudokansasii, the genomic stretch ACAGGGGTGTTCGCGAACTGCTTATTTTCAGTGTCGGCGGTGACGCCGAATGGGATCGTTACAGGCGGCGCCGACCGCCGCGAGGAGCTAGCACTGCCCAGGCATAGTACCGCTGCCAAAAGTGCCATGAACAGCATAAATATGCCGCCCAACGCGAGTAGAGCCATGGTGTGAGCCTCTCCCTTCAACCGACTGGCGACATTCTGCGCAGCAGCGGCTACGCTCGTCCCATTGCTGTCGAGTCTGGCAGATAAAAGCACAAACAACAACAAAGGAACACACAATGGGTCACGTAATGCCTGATCGGTACGACGAGCTTCGCCGCGAATGGATCTCCGAACACGCCAGCATCTGGAACGTCCAGAAACGCCGCGCCGAGCTGCTCAACCGCCAAATCCGCAAGCGCATCCGCATGGCGGCGGGCGCACGGCCAAGCCCCTACGACGACAACGTGATGCACCCGCTGTGGGCCCGGCGAGGCTCGACGGTGGAGATCATCATCGAGCGCATCGTGATCGGGGTCTGCGCGCTGCTAGCTCCCCTTGGCTGGCTCGCCGGCCGGCTGCTCTACGAGTACACGGTGCGGTTCATTCCTGAGCGCCTGCGGGCATACCCGATTCCGGCACTGTTGTGCACCGCGGTGGGCATCGGAACCATCACCGCACTGCTCTACAGCCCTGATGGCACCCTGGCCGGGACGGTAATCGCGCCCTACGTGCTGGCCCAAATCCCGGCCACCTTCGCGGCCGCAGGCATCTACGGAATCCTCAACGGCTGGTTGGCCGTTGAGGGCTCGGCGAGTTGGTGGCCCCTGACCCCGCCCCCGCTGCCGGTAGAACTTACCCTGCCCCTGGGACCCGACGACCTCACCGCACCATCGGTGTTCGAGACATTCGAACCCGCAGAGGTGGTCGACATGACCCCCACCAACCAGATTTCACAGTCCCAACAGCCCCTGCACCTCGTGCGCATCGCCCTGACCCTGTGCCTGATCGGTGTTGCATGGATGAGTGGTGCTGTGGCAGTAGGCATCCGAGACGCGGTGTTCGACATCGCCCAAGCCCCCGTACCCGTCAGTGACTACTAAAGCGTGTCGAAAACCTGGCTGCGGCCGAGTCTTCTTAGCAGTAAGGCGATTTGGCTGAGGTAGACGAAGCCTTCATGCGCGAGAGCAAGCATGTTCCCAACGATATGGGATGCTTCCGGCGCCCTTGGGAATCGTGTTGTGTTTTTGGTGGATACTGCTTACTTTGATCGTATGAGTACCGAGATTCTCCTTCGTACAGGCGAGGTCGCCAGGCGACTTGGCGTGTCTCGGCAACACATCGTCGACCTGTGCGATCACGGGGCGCTGCCCTGTGTCATGGTGGGCAGCCACCGCAGAATTCCCGAAGGCGCCGTCACGGCCAAGCTCGCATCCGCTAATGGGCGTGTGGTATCTGCCGGTGCCGCGGAGCAGTCCCTGTGGCTGCATGCCGCATTGATCCCGCGCCTGCTCAAAGACCCGGACGCGGTGGTCGGGAAAGCTCGTGCGAATCTGGCGCAGGGACGGGCGTCTGGAGCTATCGACGTTCACAGCGAGCCGTATGCCCGTGAATGGGAGGCGATCCTGGATGGGGGCGTGGGATGCACCATCGCTGCGCTGTTAGATCCCTCCGAGCATGCCGCGACGCTGCGGTCCAGCTCTCCATTCGCTGGGATTTTGCCTCAGGATGAGGTTCGCGCGATTAAGGAGGCGCAGCGGCAACGCCGTCAGGCGGAAGTGGCGCGGTGAAGCGCCAGCAACTTGCCCACATCCTGCGGGCGTCATGCCAGATTGCCCGGGACAATCAGGTGTTGGTTCTCGGTTCTCAGGCGATCCTCGGCGCCTATGACGACGATGAGCTTCCCGCTGCGGTGTTGATGTCGATGGAGGCCGACATTGCGTTCCTCAGCGATCCCGACCGACGTAAAGCGGACGCGGTTGAAGGCGCGATCGGCGAGATGTCCACATTCCACGAGACCAACCATGTGTACGCCGAAGGGATCCATGTCGACACCGCTGAACTGCCCGCCGGCTGGCGCGAACGGTTGGTGAGTTGGAACCTGCAATCCAGCTATCCAGCAGAGCCGCGGTTCGTAGAGCCGCACGATCTCGTTGTCAGCAAGCTCGCAGCAGGGCGTGAGAAGGACATCGTGTTCGCGGCGAGTTTGTTGGATGCGGAATTGGTTGGCCTCGACACGCTTCTTGCCCGTGCGGCACAGCTACCCCGTAGCAGTGCACGGGTCACACAGTCGCTGGGGTTCTACCGGAGGCAGGAGCTCCACGACGCAATCCCGTCCACCAGCGCTGCCCC encodes the following:
- a CDS encoding excisionase family DNA-binding protein, with amino-acid sequence MSTEILLRTGEVARRLGVSRQHIVDLCDHGALPCVMVGSHRRIPEGAVTAKLASANGRVVSAGAAEQSLWLHAALIPRLLKDPDAVVGKARANLAQGRASGAIDVHSEPYAREWEAILDGGVGCTIAALLDPSEHAATLRSSSPFAGILPQDEVRAIKEAQRQRRQAEVAR
- a CDS encoding DUF6036 family nucleotidyltransferase codes for the protein MKRQQLAHILRASCQIARDNQVLVLGSQAILGAYDDDELPAAVLMSMEADIAFLSDPDRRKADAVEGAIGEMSTFHETNHVYAEGIHVDTAELPAGWRERLVSWNLQSSYPAEPRFVEPHDLVVSKLAAGREKDIVFAASLLDAELVGLDTLLARAAQLPRSSARVTQSLGFYRRQELHDAIPSTSAAPQVKDHLDDLIKKIAERDRSRSQDHDYGLEL